One window from the genome of uncultured Tateyamaria sp. encodes:
- the rimK gene encoding 30S ribosomal protein S6--L-glutamate ligase — translation MDTLNFGWEEWVALPELGLPALRAKIDTGARTSALHAHDIEVFGSAKTPKVRFNVHPIAGKDHVSITCSAPILDRREVTSSNGEAELRYVIETRLEVAGQSWPIEVTLTDRSSMTSRMLLGRQALQDHISITASEKRLQPDLSYDVYHSSAMRKVAPARALRIAVLSRENNYSTRRLVEVGEARGHSVEVIDTTRCYMAINAMAPEVHYDGKRLPRYDAVIPRIGASVTSYGTAVIRQFETTGTYCVNGSAGITASRDKLHAHQILASKKIGMPTTAFAASPRDTANILGLVGSAPVIVKLLESTQGKGVVLAETKKAAESVIDAFRGLRANFLVQDFVKEAAGEDIRCLVIDGRVVASMKRTGAEGDFRSNLHRGGSAKSVRISKEERDTAVRAARAFGLGTSGVDLLRSETGPKVLEVNSSPGFEGIENATGKDIVGKVYDMIEARVKPKPVRKRA, via the coding sequence ATGGACACGTTGAATTTCGGCTGGGAAGAATGGGTGGCATTGCCGGAACTGGGTCTGCCCGCCCTCAGGGCCAAGATCGATACCGGCGCGCGCACCTCCGCGCTCCATGCCCACGACATCGAGGTGTTCGGGTCCGCCAAGACGCCCAAGGTCCGGTTCAACGTGCACCCCATCGCGGGCAAAGACCACGTGTCGATCACCTGTTCCGCCCCCATCCTCGACCGGCGCGAGGTGACGTCATCGAACGGCGAGGCCGAGTTGCGCTATGTCATCGAAACCCGGCTGGAAGTGGCAGGCCAATCCTGGCCCATCGAAGTGACGCTGACGGACCGGTCGTCCATGACGTCGCGCATGTTGCTGGGACGGCAGGCGCTCCAGGACCACATCAGCATCACGGCCTCCGAAAAGCGGCTGCAACCGGACCTCAGCTATGATGTCTACCATTCCTCGGCCATGCGCAAAGTGGCCCCCGCGCGGGCCTTGCGCATCGCCGTGCTCAGCCGCGAGAACAACTATTCTACCCGGCGGCTGGTCGAGGTGGGCGAGGCGCGCGGCCATTCGGTCGAGGTGATCGACACCACCCGCTGTTACATGGCGATCAACGCCATGGCCCCCGAAGTGCACTATGACGGCAAGCGCCTGCCGCGCTACGACGCGGTGATCCCGCGCATCGGCGCGTCCGTCACCAGCTACGGCACCGCCGTCATCCGCCAGTTCGAAACCACGGGCACCTATTGCGTGAACGGCTCTGCCGGGATCACGGCCAGCCGGGACAAGCTGCACGCGCACCAGATCCTCGCCTCGAAAAAGATCGGTATGCCCACCACCGCCTTCGCTGCCTCGCCCCGCGACACAGCCAACATTCTCGGGCTGGTGGGGTCTGCCCCCGTGATCGTGAAACTGCTGGAAAGCACCCAGGGCAAGGGCGTCGTGCTGGCCGAAACCAAAAAGGCCGCGGAATCGGTGATCGACGCCTTCCGGGGCCTGCGGGCCAACTTCCTCGTGCAGGATTTCGTCAAGGAGGCGGCGGGCGAGGACATCCGCTGCCTGGTGATCGACGGCAGGGTCGTGGCGTCCATGAAACGCACCGGAGCCGAGGGCGATTTCCGGTCGAACCTGCACCGCGGGGGGTCGGCCAAATCGGTGCGGATCAGCAAGGAAGAACGCGACACCGCGGTGCGCGCCGCGCGGGCCTTTGGCCTGGGCACGTCCGGCGTGGACCTGCTGCGGTCCGAAACCGGGCCCAAGGTGCTGGAAGTGAACTCAAGCCCCGGCTTCGAGGGGATCGAAAACGCCACGGGCAAGGACATCGTGGGCAAGGTCTATGACATGATCGAAGCACGGGTAAAGCCGAAGCCGGTGCGCAAACGGGCCTGA